Proteins co-encoded in one Nostoc sp. C052 genomic window:
- a CDS encoding transposase encodes MEDISQNYLSAPIRAIQGERTISIDEMTGIQATERVLPSLPMRPGKVECREFEYIRHGTQTLIANFDVATGQVVVPTIDQTRTEADFLSHCQRLIASDPNASCWHLIMDCLNIHQSESLVRWIADIEGIALDTLGIKGQSGILQSMSTRAQFLANPQHKVVFHFTPKHCSWLNQVEIWFSILTRKLLSRGSFSSQADLKQQILNFIDYFNQKLARPFQWTFKGKLLAA; translated from the coding sequence GTGGAAGACATTAGCCAAAACTATTTGAGTGCCCCAATACGAGCTATTCAGGGAGAACGCACGATTAGCATTGATGAAATGACCGGTATTCAAGCCACCGAACGTGTACTTCCTAGTTTACCGATGCGACCAGGCAAAGTCGAATGTCGAGAATTTGAATATATTCGGCATGGCACCCAAACCTTAATTGCCAATTTTGATGTTGCTACAGGTCAAGTTGTGGTTCCTACCATTGACCAGACTCGGACTGAAGCCGATTTCTTGTCCCATTGCCAACGCTTAATTGCCTCTGACCCAAATGCCTCTTGCTGGCATTTGATTATGGACTGTCTGAATATCCATCAATCGGAATCCTTAGTCAGATGGATTGCTGACATTGAAGGCATCGCCCTTGACACCTTGGGCATTAAAGGCCAGTCTGGCATCCTCCAATCGATGAGTACCCGCGCCCAGTTTTTAGCCAATCCTCAGCACAAGGTGGTTTTTCATTTCACCCCAAAGCACTGCTCTTGGCTCAATCAGGTTGAAATTTGGTTTAGTATTCTCACACGCAAACTCTTGTCTAGAGGCAGTTTTTCTTCTCAAGCGGATCTCAAACAGCAAATATTGAATTTTATTGACTACTTTAACCAAAAGTTAGCTCGTCCTTTTCAATGGACTTTTAAAGGGAAGCTTTTGGCGGCATAA
- a CDS encoding ERF family protein, with amino-acid sequence MQELIKALIKAKAEFNQIQKDGTNPHYKRKYATLDAVLDAVTRALGKYGLVIIQTTEIFEGKTVLRTHIFHESGESITSTYPLPEIADDDWHWELGYFGEEYRQDWNAPMGACDWSEICTPVSFLKWQYGIGENSNY; translated from the coding sequence ATGCAAGAACTAATCAAAGCTTTAATCAAAGCAAAGGCAGAGTTTAATCAGATTCAAAAAGACGGTACGAATCCTCACTACAAGCGCAAATATGCAACACTAGATGCTGTCTTGGATGCTGTCACTCGTGCGCTTGGTAAATATGGATTGGTAATAATTCAAACCACCGAAATCTTTGAAGGTAAAACCGTGCTAAGGACTCATATTTTTCATGAGTCTGGAGAGAGTATCACCAGCACTTATCCTTTACCTGAGATTGCTGATGACGATTGGCATTGGGAACTGGGGTATTTTGGAGAGGAATATCGACAAGACTGGAATGCCCCAATGGGAGCTTGTGATTGGTCAGAAATCTGTACTCCCGTCAGTTTTCTCAAATGGCAATATGGTATCGGCGAAAACTCAAATTACTAA
- a CDS encoding ISKra4 family transposase (programmed frameshift), translating into MNQEKQERIKTCLQELSTLLYEEADKSKLTDLEGIEKTVRSQVLELVSPEIAPFFIEQRTGTKVGKTRKIKSLVGELKLKAKQIQRLGLKPRSRLSPLLQKCCLRLSANESYQKAEIEIEALTGVKVGHTTQQKLVLSQDFQLPLAKQSVSEVSVDGGKVRLRGKPKAGCHWRDYKTVRLQGIYYGAFFDDNQSLIDYVNSQCLVNPLICLGDGHDGVWNLVKEFGTEPFERWEILDWYHLKENLYKIGGSLKRLKAAETLLWHGQVKKAKALFEHCRGKQAKNFIAYLEKHRSRIINYSYYQAEQLCSIGSGAVESAIKQIGARIKISGAQWNIESVNQILSVRCAYLNGLLAI; encoded by the exons ATGAACCAAGAGAAACAAGAACGGATCAAAACCTGCTTACAAGAATTGTCAACACTGCTGTATGAAGAAGCAGACAAAAGTAAGCTGACAGACCTTGAAGGCATAGAAAAAACAGTTCGCAGTCAAGTATTAGAACTAGTCAGCCCAGAAATAGCCC CTTTTTTTATCGAACAGAGAACTGGAACAAAAGTAGGTAAAACCAGGAAAATCAAAAGTTTAGTAGGCGAATTAAAATTAAAAGCTAAACAGATACAGAGGCTGGGTTTGAAACCAAGGAGTCGATTAAGTCCATTACTTCAAAAGTGCTGTTTGAGGCTATCAGCTAACGAATCATATCAAAAAGCAGAAATCGAAATTGAGGCATTGACAGGAGTGAAAGTTGGACATACAACGCAACAAAAACTAGTGCTGTCACAAGATTTTCAATTACCACTTGCTAAACAATCAGTTTCAGAAGTCAGCGTAGATGGAGGAAAAGTCCGACTCAGGGGTAAACCAAAAGCAGGCTGTCACTGGCGAGACTATAAAACTGTTCGTCTGCAAGGCATTTACTATGGTGCATTTTTTGATGACAACCAATCATTAATTGATTACGTTAATAGCCAATGTTTGGTGAATCCACTTATTTGCTTAGGAGATGGTCATGATGGAGTTTGGAATTTAGTTAAGGAATTTGGAACTGAACCATTTGAACGTTGGGAAATTTTGGATTGGTATCATCTCAAGGAAAATCTTTATAAAATTGGTGGTTCTTTAAAGCGACTCAAAGCTGCTGAAACTCTTTTATGGCATGGTCAAGTAAAAAAAGCTAAAGCTTTATTTGAACATTGTCGGGGCAAACAAGCTAAAAACTTCATCGCTTATCTCGAAAAACATCGCTCTCGCATTATTAACTACAGCTATTACCAAGCTGAACAATTGTGTTCTATTGGTTCTGGTGCAGTCGAGTCTGCTATCAAACAAATTGGCGCAAGAATTAAAATTTCTGGCGCACAGTGGAATATAGAAAGTGTCAACCAGATCCTTTCTGTTCGTTGTGCTTATCTTAATGGGTTGCTTGCAATATGA
- a CDS encoding helix-turn-helix domain-containing protein: protein MPCQPLTITLSDTDQQALEKLVNRPSTPQQIAQRARIVLKAALGQNNAEIARTLDISIKMVRHWRQYWVETTEQSKTVMERLRDRQRPGSPLKFTLEQQVECMAMACRDPMEYGRPISHWSSHELADELIKLGIVEQISPRQVGRWLAEAELKPHQSRYWLFPPV, encoded by the coding sequence ATGCCCTGCCAACCGCTGACAATCACCCTGAGTGATACTGACCAGCAAGCCCTGGAAAAGTTAGTGAATCGACCGAGTACGCCGCAGCAAATCGCACAACGTGCCCGGATTGTGCTAAAAGCCGCGTTGGGGCAAAACAATGCCGAAATTGCTCGAACGCTCGATATAAGTATCAAGATGGTGCGGCACTGGCGACAGTATTGGGTTGAGACCACCGAGCAATCCAAGACAGTGATGGAGCGATTGCGCGATCGCCAGCGTCCTGGTTCGCCGTTAAAATTTACCCTGGAACAGCAAGTTGAATGCATGGCGATGGCGTGCCGTGACCCGATGGAATACGGTCGTCCCATCAGTCATTGGAGTTCTCATGAACTGGCAGATGAGTTGATAAAGCTTGGTATTGTGGAGCAAATATCCCCCCGTCAGGTCGGACGATGGTTAGCTGAAGCAGAACTCAAACCACACCAGTCTCGTTACTGGCTTTTTCCCCCCGTATGA
- a CDS encoding four helix bundle protein, protein MRQAAKTFQDLIVWQKAHQFVLNVYKLTGQFPKSEIFGLSSQFRRASVSIAANIAEGFKKKGRADKARFMNTAQGSLEECRYYLILARDLNYGDMANAINQLEEVSKLLTSYVNSILTSDS, encoded by the coding sequence ATGAGACAAGCAGCAAAAACATTTCAAGATTTAATAGTTTGGCAGAAAGCACATCAATTTGTTTTGAACGTATATAAACTGACTGGTCAATTTCCTAAGTCAGAAATATTTGGGTTATCCTCACAATTTAGACGTGCATCTGTTTCTATCGCCGCTAATATTGCTGAGGGATTTAAGAAAAAAGGGAGAGCAGATAAAGCAAGATTTATGAACACGGCACAGGGTTCTTTAGAAGAGTGTAGATATTATTTAATCCTAGCTAGGGATTTAAATTACGGTGATATGGCAAACGCAATTAACCAACTTGAAGAAGTTAGCAAATTACTAACAAGTTATGTTAATTCCATTCTGACTTCTGACTCCTGA
- a CDS encoding GNAT family N-acetyltransferase encodes MRTKVKLICGQDNTIVEADLVELLQKHVDDYANKWKEELKLHEQSDKFWDWEFKLEFVINRQANREGYAIEYEDETQGLMLIETQMHGSRLQEGKRLIYIDGIATAPWNRLYIQRPPKLKGVGTAFLAFARTRSLELGYEGRVGLHSLPGVEEFYDNQGMIDVGEDEDYDELVYFEYGVFRSPV; translated from the coding sequence ATGCGAACAAAAGTAAAACTAATTTGCGGTCAAGATAACACGATTGTGGAAGCAGATTTAGTGGAGCTATTGCAAAAGCACGTTGATGATTATGCCAACAAGTGGAAAGAAGAATTAAAACTGCACGAGCAATCAGATAAATTTTGGGACTGGGAGTTTAAACTAGAGTTTGTCATTAATAGACAAGCAAACCGCGAAGGCTATGCGATTGAATACGAAGATGAAACTCAAGGATTAATGCTGATTGAAACCCAAATGCACGGTTCTCGTCTACAAGAGGGAAAACGCTTGATATATATTGATGGCATAGCTACCGCACCTTGGAATCGGTTATATATCCAACGTCCGCCAAAATTAAAAGGTGTTGGAACTGCATTTTTGGCGTTTGCCAGAACTCGCAGTTTAGAGCTAGGTTATGAGGGCAGAGTAGGGTTACATTCACTACCTGGAGTAGAAGAATTTTATGATAACCAAGGCATGATTGATGTCGGAGAGGATGAAGATTACGACGAACTAGTTTATTTTGAGTATGGAGTTTTTCGTTCTCCTGTATGA